One part of the Desulfonema ishimotonii genome encodes these proteins:
- a CDS encoding heavy metal translocating P-type ATPase, with translation MLMAASDSPDPARFRETELFRKCREMGIIPASEDDLIRRNAKETDPAPDLSDENDRDDLLDLNLSVSGMWCPACAWIIDETLKKIPGVSSVSTHFSTDRLRCRYDPVQTAPNQVIRHIEKLGYTAALPGDGGTSEKKRETLRFAISAIFTMNVMMLSWALYSGFFTTLSGEAIRNLSCPIFVMATVPFFYGGLRIHRRAWAGFLSASLSMEALISVASGSAFLYSLLNLFRGSIHLYFDTASMLISLTLLGKLLERNARDKVLADLETFFSLQPTKVRLCPAHIPQGRYVAIEMLEKGDMFIVDENEIVPADGRVVEGRGAVDESALTGEALPVTKTPGGLLRSGTRVIRGPFRVRADATGEASTLGQMIRIIEKTLNEKTAFEGKTDIVLQWFVPVILTLATGTGLVCFFMGLSPEVAMIRAITVMVISCPCALGIAIPLARVSGISAAGRSGLLVREFSCFEQAARIDTFVFDKTGTLTCGQYVLREIIPLGPSDENEVLALAVALEQHSDHYLAIEIRNAARKAGIAPAELTSEKIFENGIAGYLPGTGEVRIGAREFVAETADVEISDSEAECSTLYMSVAGKPAACLVFGDTLRDGAKPAVRALSDAGHGIVMISGDAERTTAAIGRQVGIEECYGGRLPADKAEFVRSLQQNGAKVAMIGDGINDAPALVQADISIAVHSGGHLGKETADITLMRSDPRQILFFLGLARRVNRKICQNLACSFVYNILSIPIAMSGLLTPLVAVTAMLMSSLTVIGNTLLLIRRSDRPGPDGL, from the coding sequence ATGCTCATGGCGGCATCGGATTCGCCTGATCCGGCGCGCTTCAGGGAGACGGAGCTGTTCCGCAAATGCCGGGAAATGGGGATCATCCCCGCGTCAGAGGATGACCTCATCCGCCGGAACGCGAAGGAAACAGATCCCGCCCCGGATCTGTCCGATGAAAACGACCGCGATGACCTGCTGGACCTGAACCTCAGCGTCAGCGGCATGTGGTGCCCGGCCTGTGCCTGGATCATCGACGAGACCCTGAAAAAGATACCGGGCGTCTCATCCGTTTCCACCCATTTCTCAACAGACCGCCTACGCTGCCGATACGATCCGGTGCAAACCGCCCCGAATCAGGTGATCCGGCACATTGAGAAACTCGGCTACACCGCCGCGCTTCCGGGGGACGGCGGCACATCCGAAAAAAAGCGCGAAACGCTCCGGTTCGCCATCTCCGCCATCTTCACCATGAACGTGATGATGCTCTCCTGGGCGTTGTATTCGGGATTTTTCACAACATTATCCGGCGAGGCGATCCGCAACCTCTCCTGCCCCATCTTTGTCATGGCGACGGTTCCCTTTTTTTACGGCGGCCTGCGGATTCACCGACGGGCGTGGGCCGGTTTTCTCTCGGCCTCGCTCAGCATGGAGGCGCTGATCAGCGTGGCATCCGGCAGCGCCTTTCTGTACAGCCTGCTGAACCTGTTTCGCGGCTCCATCCACCTCTATTTCGACACCGCATCCATGCTGATTTCCCTGACGCTGCTGGGCAAGCTGCTGGAGCGAAACGCCAGGGACAAAGTGCTGGCGGATCTGGAAACCTTTTTTTCATTGCAGCCCACCAAGGTCCGGCTCTGCCCGGCCCATATCCCACAGGGGCGCTATGTGGCCATTGAAATGCTGGAAAAGGGGGATATGTTTATTGTTGATGAAAATGAAATCGTCCCGGCCGACGGAAGGGTGGTGGAAGGGCGCGGTGCTGTTGATGAATCTGCTCTGACCGGGGAGGCGCTGCCGGTCACCAAAACACCGGGGGGCCTTCTGCGGAGCGGAACGCGCGTGATCAGAGGGCCGTTCCGGGTCAGGGCCGATGCCACGGGCGAGGCGTCCACATTGGGCCAGATGATTCGGATCATTGAAAAGACCCTGAATGAAAAAACGGCCTTTGAGGGAAAGACCGATATCGTCTTGCAGTGGTTTGTGCCGGTGATTCTCACACTGGCCACCGGCACCGGGCTGGTCTGCTTTTTTATGGGGCTGTCCCCCGAGGTGGCCATGATCCGGGCCATTACGGTGATGGTCATCTCCTGCCCGTGCGCCCTCGGCATTGCCATCCCCCTGGCAAGGGTTTCGGGCATTTCCGCTGCCGGACGCAGCGGGCTGCTGGTGCGCGAATTTTCCTGTTTTGAGCAGGCCGCCCGGATTGACACCTTTGTGTTTGACAAGACCGGCACCCTGACCTGCGGGCAGTATGTGCTGCGCGAAATTATTCCCCTGGGGCCGTCTGACGAAAATGAGGTGCTGGCCCTTGCCGTTGCCCTGGAGCAGCATTCGGACCATTATCTGGCCATTGAAATCCGCAATGCGGCCCGGAAAGCGGGGATTGCCCCGGCGGAGCTGACATCAGAGAAGATATTTGAAAACGGCATTGCCGGATATCTGCCCGGCACCGGCGAGGTCAGGATCGGCGCGCGGGAGTTTGTCGCCGAAACGGCTGATGTGGAAATTTCCGACTCAGAGGCGGAATGTTCGACCCTTTACATGAGTGTGGCCGGAAAACCCGCAGCCTGCCTTGTTTTTGGCGATACGCTCCGGGACGGGGCCAAACCCGCTGTCCGGGCGCTGTCCGACGCTGGACATGGCATTGTCATGATCTCCGGCGACGCGGAACGGACAACAGCGGCCATCGGGCGACAGGTGGGCATTGAAGAATGTTACGGCGGCAGGCTGCCTGCGGACAAGGCGGAGTTTGTCCGGTCGCTGCAACAAAACGGCGCGAAGGTCGCCATGATCGGGGACGGCATTAATGATGCCCCGGCGCTGGTTCAGGCCGATATTTCCATTGCGGTTCACTCCGGCGGGCATCTGGGCAAAGAGACGGCGGACATCACCCTCATGCGAAGCGATCCGCGCCAGATTCTCTTCTTCCTGGGGCTGGCCAGGCGGGTGAACCGGAAAATCTGTCAGAACCTGGCCTGTTCTTTTGTTTACAATATTCTCAGCATCCCCATTGCCATGAGCGGCCTGCTGACGCCCCTGGTGGCTGTTACCGCCATGCTGATGAGCAGTCTGACGGTGATCGGCAACACCCTGCTGCTGATACGGCGTTCAGACCGGCCCGGCCCCGACGGCTTATGA
- a CDS encoding PDZ domain-containing protein, translating into MKVKGVKKLFTVSGVLGLAILIGLISDSSGAVSDTSDLVTFQENRLTLKAEKKPLGDVLDEIEDRCGVEILGLDERTEEPITFFSEKEPLEKALKRLLRHLEVRNYAFEYTRTQLRRISVLPESKTAATSVKLPPPPRTPPKPAADEKEKVVRVVKVQEDSQAEGLDLRTNDIILEYDGARIRSAQQLVSAVKKKTPEDTVEMVVVRERQPFRLVLNGGLIGVNIVTVSVAGEELGL; encoded by the coding sequence ATGAAAGTCAAAGGCGTAAAAAAGCTGTTTACGGTGTCGGGTGTTCTGGGACTTGCAATACTGATCGGGCTGATTTCAGATTCGTCAGGGGCGGTGTCCGATACTTCGGATCTGGTGACCTTTCAGGAAAACCGTCTGACCCTGAAGGCGGAAAAAAAGCCACTGGGCGATGTGCTGGATGAAATTGAAGACCGATGCGGGGTGGAAATTCTGGGGCTGGACGAGCGGACTGAGGAACCGATAACCTTTTTTTCGGAAAAAGAGCCGCTGGAAAAGGCGCTCAAACGCCTGTTGCGCCATCTGGAGGTCAGAAATTACGCATTCGAGTACACCCGGACGCAGTTGCGCCGTATTTCCGTACTGCCGGAATCGAAAACCGCTGCCACGTCCGTAAAACTGCCCCCGCCTCCCCGGACGCCCCCGAAACCGGCGGCTGATGAAAAGGAAAAGGTGGTCCGGGTGGTGAAAGTGCAGGAAGACTCCCAGGCCGAAGGCCTGGACCTGAGGACCAACGATATTATCCTGGAATATGACGGAGCCAGAATCCGCAGCGCACAGCAGCTCGTCAGTGCGGTAAAAAAGAAGACCCCGGAGGATACGGTGGAGATGGTGGTGGTACGTGAGCGCCAGCCGTTCCGGCTCGTACTGAACGGCGGCCTCATCGGGGTGAATATCGTCACTGTGTCGGTTGCAGGCGAGGAGCTGGGGCTGTAG
- a CDS encoding iron-sulfur cluster assembly scaffold protein translates to MWVNFLIGTGVFGMAVGGWSLLHLRNRPHPVEADGRARVTGSCGDTMEMCLTFASGRVVRTSRRTDGCGYSLNCILAATRLAVGRSPAEILDIDADTIGKAAGGLPEDHRHCATLAARTLHEAVDHYMKRGCCASEICNRGVRE, encoded by the coding sequence ATGTGGGTAAATTTCCTGATTGGCACAGGGGTATTCGGAATGGCTGTGGGGGGGTGGTCGCTGCTCCACCTGAGAAACAGGCCGCACCCCGTGGAAGCGGATGGCCGCGCACGGGTGACGGGAAGCTGTGGCGATACCATGGAGATGTGTCTGACGTTCGCCAGCGGACGGGTTGTCAGAACCTCCCGGCGGACGGACGGATGCGGGTACAGCCTCAACTGTATTCTCGCGGCGACCCGTCTGGCAGTGGGAAGATCTCCGGCAGAGATTCTGGATATCGATGCAGATACCATCGGGAAGGCCGCAGGAGGGCTGCCGGAAGATCACCGTCACTGTGCCACACTGGCTGCCCGGACGCTTCATGAGGCCGTGGATCATTATATGAAGCGAGGCTGCTGCGCTTCGGAAATTTGCAACAGGGGCGTAAGGGAATGA